The following proteins come from a genomic window of Macaca fascicularis isolate 582-1 chromosome 8, T2T-MFA8v1.1:
- the SHARPIN gene encoding sharpin isoform X7: MAPPAGGAAAASDLGSAAVLLTVHAAVRPLGARPDAEAQLRRLQLSADPERPGRFRLELLDAGPGAVNLEWPLESVSYTIRGPTQHELQPPPGGPGTLSLHFLNPQEAQRWAVLVRGATVEGQNGSSSSSSPPALGPETCPVSLPSPPEVPTPEADLPRSPGNLMEREELVGNLARAIAGGDEKGAAQAAAILAQHRVALSVQLQEACFPPGPIRLQVTLEDAASAASTASSAHVALQVHPHCTVAALQEQVFSELGFPPAVQRWVIGRCLCVPERSLASYGVRQDGDPAFLYLLSAPREAPGPSPQRPQKMDGEVGRLFPSSLGLPPGPQPAASSLPSPLQLALPFLHLHQCPKPPWL; encoded by the exons ATGGCGCCGCCAGCgggcggggcggcggcggccTCGGACTTGGGCTCGGCCGCAGTGCTCTTGACTGTGCACGCCGCTGTgaggccgctgggcgccaggccAGACGCCGAGGCACAGCTGCGGAGACTCCAGCTGAGCGCGGACCCTGAGCGGCCTGGGCGCTTCCGGCTGGAGCTGCTGGACGCGGGACCCGGGGCG GTCAATTTGGAGTGGCCCCTGGAGTCAGTCTCCTACACCATCCGAGGCCCCACCCAGCACGAGCTGCAGCCTCCGCCAGGAGGACCTGGAACCCTCAGCCTGCACTTCCTCAACCCTCAGGAAGCTCAGCGGTGGGCAGTCCTAGTCCGAGGTGCCACCGTGGAAGGACAGAATG gcagcagcagcagcagctcaccGCCAGCCCTGGGCCCAGAAACATGCCCCGTCTCCCTGCCCAGTCCCCCGGAAGTCCCCACACCTGAGGCAGATCTTCCTAGGAGCCCTGGAAACTTGATGGAGAGAG AAGAGCTGGTAGGGAATCTGGCCCGGGCCATTGCAGGTGGAGACGAGAAGGGGGCAGCCCAAGCGGCAGCCATCCTGGCCCAGCATCGTGTGGCCCTCAGCGTTCAGCTTCAGGAGGCCTGCTTCCCACCTGGCCCCATCAG GCTGCAGGTCACACTTGAAGACGCTGCCTCTGCCGCATCCACCGCGTCCTCTGCGCACGTTGCCCTGCAGGTCCACCCCCACTGCACCGTTGCAGCTCTCCAGGAGCAG GTGTTCTCAGAGCTCGGTTTCCCACCAGCTGTGCAACGCTGGGTCATTGGGCGgtgcctgtgtgtgcctgagCGCAGCCTTGCCTCCTATGGAGTTCGGCAGGATGGGGACCCTGCTTTCCTCTACTTGCTGTCAGCTCCTCGAGAAGCCCCAG GACCTAGCCCTCAGCGCCCCCAGAAGATGGACGGGGAAGTTGGACGCTTGTTTCCCTCATCATTGGGGCTACCCCCAGGCCCCCAGCCAGCTGCCTCCAGCCTGCCCAGTCCTCTCCAG CTGGCCCTGCCCTTCCTGCACCTTCATCAATGCCCCAAGCCGCCCTGGCTGTGA
- the SHARPIN gene encoding sharpin isoform X5, whose translation MAPPAGGAAAASDLGSAAVLLTVHAAVRPLGARPDAEAQLRRLQLSADPERPGRFRLELLDAGPGAVNLEWPLESVSYTIRGPTQHELQPPPGGPGTLSLHFLNPQEAQRWAVLVRGATVEGQNGSSSSSSPPALGPETCPVSLPSPPEVPTPEADLPRSPGNLMEREELVGNLARAIAGGDEKGAAQAAAILAQHRVALSVQLQEACFPPGPIRLQVTLEDAASAASTASSAHVALQVHPHCTVAALQEQVFSELGFPPAVQRWVIGRCLCVPERSLASYGVRQDGDPAFLYLLSAPREAPATGPSPQRPQKMDGEVGRLFPSSLGLPPGPQPAASSLPSPLQLALPFLHLHQCPKPPWL comes from the exons ATGGCGCCGCCAGCgggcggggcggcggcggccTCGGACTTGGGCTCGGCCGCAGTGCTCTTGACTGTGCACGCCGCTGTgaggccgctgggcgccaggccAGACGCCGAGGCACAGCTGCGGAGACTCCAGCTGAGCGCGGACCCTGAGCGGCCTGGGCGCTTCCGGCTGGAGCTGCTGGACGCGGGACCCGGGGCG GTCAATTTGGAGTGGCCCCTGGAGTCAGTCTCCTACACCATCCGAGGCCCCACCCAGCACGAGCTGCAGCCTCCGCCAGGAGGACCTGGAACCCTCAGCCTGCACTTCCTCAACCCTCAGGAAGCTCAGCGGTGGGCAGTCCTAGTCCGAGGTGCCACCGTGGAAGGACAGAATG gcagcagcagcagcagctcaccGCCAGCCCTGGGCCCAGAAACATGCCCCGTCTCCCTGCCCAGTCCCCCGGAAGTCCCCACACCTGAGGCAGATCTTCCTAGGAGCCCTGGAAACTTGATGGAGAGAG AAGAGCTGGTAGGGAATCTGGCCCGGGCCATTGCAGGTGGAGACGAGAAGGGGGCAGCCCAAGCGGCAGCCATCCTGGCCCAGCATCGTGTGGCCCTCAGCGTTCAGCTTCAGGAGGCCTGCTTCCCACCTGGCCCCATCAG GCTGCAGGTCACACTTGAAGACGCTGCCTCTGCCGCATCCACCGCGTCCTCTGCGCACGTTGCCCTGCAGGTCCACCCCCACTGCACCGTTGCAGCTCTCCAGGAGCAG GTGTTCTCAGAGCTCGGTTTCCCACCAGCTGTGCAACGCTGGGTCATTGGGCGgtgcctgtgtgtgcctgagCGCAGCCTTGCCTCCTATGGAGTTCGGCAGGATGGGGACCCTGCTTTCCTCTACTTGCTGTCAGCTCCTCGAGAAGCCCCAG CCACAGGACCTAGCCCTCAGCGCCCCCAGAAGATGGACGGGGAAGTTGGACGCTTGTTTCCCTCATCATTGGGGCTACCCCCAGGCCCCCAGCCAGCTGCCTCCAGCCTGCCCAGTCCTCTCCAG CTGGCCCTGCCCTTCCTGCACCTTCATCAATGCCCCAAGCCGCCCTGGCTGTGA
- the SHARPIN gene encoding sharpin isoform X12, translating into MRGSSSSSSPPALGPETCPVSLPSPPEVPTPEADLPRSPGNLMEREELVGNLARAIAGGDEKGAAQAAAILAQHRVALSVQLQEACFPPGPIRLQVTLEDAASAASTASSAHVALQVHPHCTVAALQEQVFSELGFPPAVQRWVIGRCLCVPERSLASYGVRQDGDPAFLYLLSAPREAPATGPSPQRPQKMDGEVGRLFPSSLGLPPGPQPAASSLPSPLQLALPFLHLHQCPKPPWL; encoded by the exons ATGAGAG gcagcagcagcagcagctcaccGCCAGCCCTGGGCCCAGAAACATGCCCCGTCTCCCTGCCCAGTCCCCCGGAAGTCCCCACACCTGAGGCAGATCTTCCTAGGAGCCCTGGAAACTTGATGGAGAGAG AAGAGCTGGTAGGGAATCTGGCCCGGGCCATTGCAGGTGGAGACGAGAAGGGGGCAGCCCAAGCGGCAGCCATCCTGGCCCAGCATCGTGTGGCCCTCAGCGTTCAGCTTCAGGAGGCCTGCTTCCCACCTGGCCCCATCAG GCTGCAGGTCACACTTGAAGACGCTGCCTCTGCCGCATCCACCGCGTCCTCTGCGCACGTTGCCCTGCAGGTCCACCCCCACTGCACCGTTGCAGCTCTCCAGGAGCAG GTGTTCTCAGAGCTCGGTTTCCCACCAGCTGTGCAACGCTGGGTCATTGGGCGgtgcctgtgtgtgcctgagCGCAGCCTTGCCTCCTATGGAGTTCGGCAGGATGGGGACCCTGCTTTCCTCTACTTGCTGTCAGCTCCTCGAGAAGCCCCAG CCACAGGACCTAGCCCTCAGCGCCCCCAGAAGATGGACGGGGAAGTTGGACGCTTGTTTCCCTCATCATTGGGGCTACCCCCAGGCCCCCAGCCAGCTGCCTCCAGCCTGCCCAGTCCTCTCCAG CTGGCCCTGCCCTTCCTGCACCTTCATCAATGCCCCAAGCCGCCCTGGCTGTGA
- the SHARPIN gene encoding sharpin isoform X15: protein MEREELVGNLARAIAGGDEKGAAQAAAILAQHRVALSVQLQEACFPPGPIRLQVTLEDAASAASTASSAHVALQVHPHCTVAALQEQVFSELGFPPAVQRWVIGRCLCVPERSLASYGVRQDGDPAFLYLLSAPREAPATGPSPQRPQKMDGEVGRLFPSSLGLPPGPQPAASSLPSPLQLALPFLHLHQCPKPPWL, encoded by the exons ATGGAGAGAG AAGAGCTGGTAGGGAATCTGGCCCGGGCCATTGCAGGTGGAGACGAGAAGGGGGCAGCCCAAGCGGCAGCCATCCTGGCCCAGCATCGTGTGGCCCTCAGCGTTCAGCTTCAGGAGGCCTGCTTCCCACCTGGCCCCATCAG GCTGCAGGTCACACTTGAAGACGCTGCCTCTGCCGCATCCACCGCGTCCTCTGCGCACGTTGCCCTGCAGGTCCACCCCCACTGCACCGTTGCAGCTCTCCAGGAGCAG GTGTTCTCAGAGCTCGGTTTCCCACCAGCTGTGCAACGCTGGGTCATTGGGCGgtgcctgtgtgtgcctgagCGCAGCCTTGCCTCCTATGGAGTTCGGCAGGATGGGGACCCTGCTTTCCTCTACTTGCTGTCAGCTCCTCGAGAAGCCCCAG CCACAGGACCTAGCCCTCAGCGCCCCCAGAAGATGGACGGGGAAGTTGGACGCTTGTTTCCCTCATCATTGGGGCTACCCCCAGGCCCCCAGCCAGCTGCCTCCAGCCTGCCCAGTCCTCTCCAG CTGGCCCTGCCCTTCCTGCACCTTCATCAATGCCCCAAGCCGCCCTGGCTGTGA